In the Leptotrichia sp. oral taxon 212 genome, one interval contains:
- a CDS encoding YitT family protein: protein MKYNVIKTTKEYSIIALGVFIMAVGLQFFFFPNKIASGGITGFALIITHMFNIPSSIIVTIGNVILFSMAFVMISGQFGIKSIYATILLSLFLGLFEKFTPNYAFTDDLILATIFGSVFTAVGVAMIYMFEASTGGTSIIGKIIQKYFHIGYGMSNFLADATVTALAMFSFGIELALVGLLSVYFTGFLTDKLIDGFNSSKQVMVITSQKELVIEYILKDFDRGCTILKAIGGYSGAERDILLVILDRRQFISLRKFLKENDPRAFVTVTETSKVFGEGFNQLH from the coding sequence ATGAAATACAACGTTATAAAAACTACAAAAGAATACTCCATTATAGCACTTGGTGTATTTATAATGGCAGTCGGACTGCAATTTTTCTTTTTCCCTAATAAAATAGCCAGCGGAGGGATTACAGGATTTGCACTTATTATAACTCACATGTTTAACATACCGAGCAGTATTATTGTCACAATTGGTAATGTTATATTATTTTCCATGGCATTTGTAATGATAAGCGGACAGTTTGGAATAAAGAGCATTTATGCTACTATACTTTTATCACTTTTTTTAGGATTATTTGAAAAATTTACTCCTAACTATGCCTTCACAGATGATTTAATATTAGCAACTATATTTGGAAGTGTTTTTACAGCAGTTGGAGTTGCAATGATTTACATGTTTGAAGCCTCAACCGGAGGAACTTCAATAATTGGAAAAATTATCCAGAAATATTTCCACATAGGATATGGAATGTCTAATTTTCTGGCAGATGCCACTGTCACAGCCCTAGCCATGTTTTCTTTCGGTATTGAACTGGCACTTGTAGGTTTACTGAGTGTTTACTTTACAGGTTTTCTGACTGACAAACTTATTGATGGATTTAACTCCAGTAAGCAAGTTATGGTGATAACATCACAGAAAGAGCTTGTTATAGAATATATTCTGAAAGACTTTGACAGAGGATGTACAATACTTAAAGCAATTGGAGGATATTCAGGTGCTGAAAGAGATATTTTACTTGTAATACTTGATAGAAGACAGTTCATATCATTAAGAAAATTTTTAAAGGAAAATGATCCTCGTGCTTTTGTAACAGTTACAGAAACTTCAAAAGTTTTTGGAGAAGGATTTAATCAGCTGCATTAG
- a CDS encoding phosphatase PAP2 family protein has translation MLLQLIYFIDSFFLKHVSCFSEHTIFSCSENTEIFFRFITKFGEGYFELLLIAIMVSFLLFNKEKSCNLKKYIVGVLLTLLSTQVAVNLLKFSFGRARPSITVSPDKFYGLIKNSSFFETDYASFPSGHTITVWGTIWILSFLLIKNRHIKILLFVLGFLVGVSRVYLVYHWTTDVIASIVISYFIAKIVYNRMKLNDIKLARQKKTVYDMETEKFKRSLDNRK, from the coding sequence ATGTTACTGCAACTTATATATTTTATTGACAGCTTTTTTTTAAAACATGTATCATGTTTTTCTGAACACACTATTTTTTCTTGTTCAGAAAATACTGAAATTTTTTTTCGTTTTATTACTAAATTTGGGGAAGGCTACTTTGAATTACTATTAATTGCTATAATGGTTTCTTTTCTTTTATTCAATAAAGAGAAGTCCTGTAATTTAAAAAAATACATTGTCGGAGTACTTCTTACTCTGCTTTCAACTCAAGTTGCTGTGAATTTACTGAAGTTTTCATTTGGAAGAGCAAGACCATCAATAACTGTAAGTCCAGATAAATTTTACGGGTTAATAAAGAATAGTTCATTTTTTGAAACTGACTATGCCTCTTTTCCTTCAGGACATACAATTACTGTCTGGGGAACAATTTGGATTTTATCTTTTCTTCTCATAAAAAATAGACATATAAAAATATTATTATTTGTCTTAGGATTTTTAGTGGGAGTTAGTCGGGTTTATTTAGTATACCATTGGACTACAGATGTTATTGCAAGTATTGTTATTTCTTATTTTATTGCAAAAATTGTATACAATAGAATGAAGTTGAATGACATAAAATTAGCTAGACAAAAAAAGACTGTTTATGACATGGAAACAGAAAAATTTAAACGAAGTCTGGATAATAGGAAGTAG
- a CDS encoding GNAT family N-acetyltransferase, producing MQISFRQTSLKDGERELFFLQSLESENINGFQMKIPKNIKEFEKLLNKFIKDSENPDFGRVPQKVYWVEINEKIIGIVKIRETLNENLKKIGGNIGYFVGKDYRNKGYGKKILKNALALFKNHKYIIITCNESNIPSQKVIEDNGGKLIETNNGHCVYKINL from the coding sequence ATGCAAATAAGTTTTAGGCAAACTTCATTAAAAGATGGAGAAAGAGAGCTCTTTTTTTTGCAAAGTCTTGAAAGTGAAAATATAAATGGGTTTCAGATGAAAATTCCCAAGAATATAAAAGAATTTGAAAAACTCTTGAATAAATTTATTAAAGATAGTGAAAATCCAGATTTTGGAAGAGTTCCACAAAAAGTTTACTGGGTAGAAATAAATGAAAAAATAATAGGAATAGTTAAAATTAGAGAGACTTTAAATGAAAATTTAAAAAAAATAGGTGGAAATATAGGATATTTTGTTGGAAAAGACTATAGAAATAAGGGATATGGAAAAAAGATATTAAAAAATGCTCTTGCATTGTTTAAAAATCATAAGTATATAATAATTACTTGCAATGAAAGTAATATACCCTCACAGAAGGTTATAGAGGATAATGGCGGAAAACTAATAGAAACGAATAATGGACATTGTGTATATAAAATTAATCTTTAA
- a CDS encoding viral A-type inclusion protein has translation MKKILFLFALTLSINSFLYSYEDYYQKVYTVKISKAEVYKAVKATSQQQRQLSKVFDRYQKNAEGVNGILKKYETKKEKLAEVERKRYDEIAKILSYDQLLLYNDYINSKKIKFEEKNDKIKNLLDNLELKNEQKADILKYDRDFKREVGKLKGKFLSEDDFSREFNRLRIERNEKIRNILTEEQQKTVDSF, from the coding sequence ATGAAAAAAATACTATTTTTATTTGCATTGACTTTAAGTATAAACAGTTTTCTGTATTCATATGAAGACTATTATCAGAAAGTCTATACTGTAAAAATTTCAAAAGCAGAAGTTTACAAGGCTGTTAAAGCAACTTCGCAACAGCAGAGGCAGCTTTCAAAAGTATTTGACAGATATCAGAAAAATGCTGAAGGTGTAAACGGAATACTTAAAAAATATGAAACGAAGAAAGAAAAACTGGCTGAAGTGGAAAGAAAAAGATATGATGAAATAGCAAAAATTTTATCATATGATCAGCTTTTACTTTACAATGACTATATAAACAGTAAAAAAATCAAATTTGAAGAAAAAAATGATAAAATTAAAAACTTGCTGGATAATCTGGAATTAAAGAATGAGCAGAAGGCAGATATTTTGAAATACGACAGGGATTTTAAAAGAGAAGTTGGAAAACTGAAGGGAAAATTTTTATCTGAAGATGATTTTTCAAGAGAATTTAACAGACTTAGAATAGAGAGAAATGAAAAAATACGTAATATTCTTACAGAAGAACAGCAAAAAACGGTAGATAGTTTTTAA
- a CDS encoding 2,3-butanediol dehydrogenase, producing MAKMKAARWHNRKDVRVEELEIPQPKANQIKIEVKYCGICGSDLHEYLGGPIFIPVDKPHPYTGEKAPLVMGHEFSGEVVEVGPEITKFKVGDRVTVEPIHAKDGLKGKYNLDSNLNFIGLAGGGGGFSEYVVVNEDQAHKLPDNVDFEQGALTEPAAVGLYAVRQSRIQAGDTAAVFGCGPIGLLVIDALRAAGASRIFAVELSPERQAKAKELGAIVVDPSKEDAVESIRRQTGGGVNVSFEVTGVPVVLQQSLEAAEKGGELVVVSIWEQPATIHPNEIVIQEKTMKGVIAYRDVFPKVLELMGKGYFSKDILVTKRIKLEDIVEEGFNALVKEKSQVKILVSPK from the coding sequence ATGGCAAAAATGAAAGCAGCCAGATGGCACAACAGAAAAGATGTAAGGGTTGAAGAACTGGAAATACCTCAACCAAAAGCAAATCAAATTAAAATTGAAGTAAAGTACTGCGGAATCTGTGGAAGTGATCTCCATGAATATTTGGGAGGACCTATTTTTATTCCTGTAGATAAACCGCATCCATATACAGGTGAAAAAGCACCATTAGTTATGGGACATGAATTTTCTGGTGAAGTTGTGGAAGTCGGTCCTGAAATAACTAAATTTAAAGTAGGGGATAGAGTTACTGTAGAACCTATTCACGCAAAAGATGGATTAAAAGGAAAATATAACCTTGATTCTAATTTGAACTTCATAGGTTTAGCCGGAGGAGGAGGAGGATTCTCTGAATATGTTGTTGTAAATGAAGATCAGGCTCATAAATTGCCGGATAATGTAGATTTTGAACAGGGAGCTTTAACAGAACCTGCAGCAGTTGGTCTGTATGCAGTAAGACAGAGTAGAATACAGGCTGGAGATACTGCGGCTGTATTTGGTTGTGGTCCTATAGGATTATTAGTTATAGATGCATTAAGAGCGGCAGGGGCATCAAGAATATTTGCAGTGGAATTATCACCTGAACGTCAGGCAAAAGCAAAAGAATTAGGAGCGATAGTAGTGGATCCTTCTAAAGAAGATGCTGTGGAATCAATCAGAAGACAAACTGGTGGTGGAGTAAATGTGTCATTTGAAGTAACAGGTGTTCCAGTAGTACTTCAACAATCGCTTGAAGCTGCAGAAAAAGGTGGGGAACTTGTAGTAGTAAGTATCTGGGAACAGCCTGCAACAATTCATCCAAATGAAATAGTAATTCAGGAAAAAACAATGAAAGGAGTTATCGCTTATCGTGACGTATTCCCTAAAGTTCTTGAATTAATGGGAAAAGGATATTTCTCTAAAGATATTCTGGTAACTAAAAGAATTAAATTGGAAGATATAGTCGAAGAAGGATTTAATGCTCTTGTAAAAGAGAAAAGTCAAGTTAAGATTTTAGTATCACCTAAATAG
- a CDS encoding tRNA-dihydrouridine synthase family protein codes for MKIYIAPMAGITDYSFRKILEKFNPDFLFTEMVNARLLFERDKTTETELLKCDSIQNTGTQVFGSDEKEIIYSFQKLEKMGFKKINLNMGCPQPKIIKNGAGSALLPNTEFVDRILHKLKEILADNTEISIKIRVGYKNFSDPELYLNLANKYNIDFICVHGRTQEQIYGGTANWDIVRHLSLLPRNIEFIGNGDLFEPYDIVQKIDNSNLDGIMLARGVIGNPWLITQVRELIEYKKILTVPDFFEIKSTLLEHLELLSENKGTVTASMEINKFIKPYFKPFYKEELYEKLNRIIIEKNLKYKVDLISSL; via the coding sequence ATGAAAATATATATTGCACCAATGGCAGGAATTACTGACTATTCTTTTAGAAAAATACTGGAAAAGTTTAATCCTGACTTTCTTTTTACAGAAATGGTGAATGCCCGCCTTCTTTTTGAACGCGATAAAACTACGGAAACAGAACTTTTGAAATGTGATAGTATACAAAATACAGGAACTCAGGTTTTCGGAAGTGATGAAAAGGAAATTATATATTCATTTCAGAAACTTGAAAAAATGGGATTTAAAAAAATTAATCTTAATATGGGTTGTCCTCAGCCAAAAATTATAAAAAATGGTGCAGGTTCAGCATTACTTCCTAATACTGAATTTGTTGACAGAATTTTACACAAATTGAAAGAAATTCTGGCAGATAATACAGAAATTTCAATAAAAATACGTGTAGGATATAAAAATTTTTCAGATCCGGAACTTTATTTGAATCTTGCAAATAAATATAACATTGATTTTATATGTGTTCACGGTCGGACACAGGAACAGATTTATGGCGGAACTGCCAACTGGGATATTGTCCGTCATCTTTCCTTACTTCCACGCAATATTGAGTTCATTGGAAACGGAGATTTATTTGAGCCATACGATATCGTTCAAAAAATAGATAACTCAAACTTGGATGGAATTATGCTTGCACGTGGTGTTATTGGAAACCCCTGGCTTATCACTCAGGTAAGGGAACTGATTGAATATAAAAAAATTTTAACAGTCCCAGATTTTTTTGAAATTAAATCCACTCTTTTAGAGCATCTGGAACTTTTATCAGAAAATAAGGGAACAGTGACTGCATCCATGGAAATAAATAAGTTTATAAAACCTTATTTTAAACCTTTTTACAAAGAAGAACTATATGAAAAGCTTAATAGGATTATTATTGAAAAAAATCTTAAATATAAAGTTGATTTAATTTCCTCATTATAG
- the hydE gene encoding [FeFe] hydrogenase H-cluster radical SAM maturase HydE: MDRENSVINNNGNRIRELISRLDAEHRLTLSEYEEILKNRTEEDEKFAQKLAIKWRKKIYGNGVYTRGLIEFTNYCRNNCHYCGIQSSNREVERYRLSKEDILSCCEEGYTLGFRTFVLQGGEDPYFTDEKMVDIIESIRKKYPDCAITISIGERSKESYKAFFEAGADRYLLRHETADRKHYNFLHPKELSFDNRMQCLKYLKEIGYQVGCGFMVGSPGQTYHTLAEDLYFIQEFQPEMCGIGPFIPQHSTIFANKKQGGLSETLFLLSLLRLIKPNLLIPSTTALGTIHPRGREMGINAGANVVMPNLSPVSVRKKYLLYDNKICTGDESAQCRSCLNHRMSSVGCELLTHRGDIKR; the protein is encoded by the coding sequence ATGGACCGGGAAAACTCAGTTATAAACAATAATGGCAACAGAATAAGGGAGCTCATTTCCCGTCTTGATGCAGAACATCGTTTAACTCTTTCTGAATATGAAGAAATTTTAAAAAACCGTACAGAAGAAGATGAAAAATTTGCTCAGAAACTCGCTATAAAATGGAGAAAAAAAATTTATGGAAACGGAGTCTATACTAGAGGGCTTATAGAATTTACAAATTACTGCAGAAATAACTGTCATTACTGTGGAATTCAAAGTTCAAACAGGGAAGTGGAACGGTATCGTCTTAGCAAGGAAGATATTCTGTCCTGCTGTGAAGAAGGATATACTCTGGGATTCCGTACTTTTGTACTGCAAGGCGGAGAAGATCCCTATTTTACAGATGAAAAAATGGTTGATATAATAGAATCCATAAGAAAAAAATATCCTGACTGTGCTATTACAATATCCATCGGAGAAAGATCAAAAGAATCCTATAAAGCTTTTTTTGAAGCAGGGGCAGACAGATACCTGTTACGTCATGAAACAGCTGATAGAAAACATTATAATTTCCTTCATCCAAAGGAACTTTCTTTTGATAACCGTATGCAATGTCTCAAATATCTGAAGGAAATAGGATATCAGGTAGGCTGTGGATTTATGGTAGGATCTCCTGGTCAGACTTATCATACTCTTGCTGAAGATTTATACTTCATACAGGAATTTCAGCCTGAAATGTGTGGTATTGGTCCTTTTATTCCACAGCATTCTACAATTTTTGCTAATAAAAAACAGGGCGGATTATCAGAAACGCTTTTTCTTCTCTCACTTTTGAGATTGATTAAGCCGAACTTACTGATTCCATCTACTACTGCTCTTGGAACTATTCATCCACGTGGACGTGAAATGGGAATTAATGCAGGGGCAAATGTTGTCATGCCAAATTTATCTCCTGTTTCAGTAAGAAAAAAGTATTTACTGTATGATAACAAAATATGTACAGGAGATGAGTCAGCGCAGTGCAGAAGTTGCCTTAATCATCGTATGTCTTCTGTAGGATGTGAACTCCTTACACATCGTGGAGATATAAAAAGATAA
- the guaB gene encoding IMP dehydrogenase: MSQKDKIVISEGLTFDDVLLIPQASEVLPHEVSLKTKVTDKLELNIPIMSAAMDTVTEAVLAIAIAREGGIGFIHKNMTIERQAEEVQKVKRYESGMITNPITLGENAILQEANNLMKEYKISGLPIVDKDRNLKGIITNRDLKYREDFSMKVTEIMTKENLITAPVGTTLEEAKSILLEHRIEKLPIVEGDKLKGLITIKDIDNIINYPNACKDSHGRLRVGAAVGIGNDTIKRIQALVDAGVDIVTVDSAHGHSRGVVERIKEIRREFPELDLIGGNIVTKEAALALIDAGVNAVKVGVGPGSICTTRVVAGVGVPQITAVMEVADVCKEKGIGLIADGGIKLSGDIVKAIAAGADCVMLGGVLAGTQEAPGEEILYNGRKYKTYAGMGSLAAMKRGSSDRYFQLESATEKLVPEGIESMVPFKGALKDTVYQMCGGLRSGMGYCGTPTVKDLKENGKFVRITNAGLKESHPHDVIITKEAPNYNSTN, translated from the coding sequence ATGAGTCAAAAAGACAAGATTGTAATTTCTGAAGGTCTGACATTTGATGATGTGTTATTAATTCCTCAGGCATCTGAAGTATTACCTCATGAAGTGTCATTAAAAACAAAGGTTACAGATAAACTGGAACTGAACATTCCAATTATGAGTGCTGCAATGGATACAGTAACTGAAGCTGTTCTTGCCATAGCGATAGCAAGAGAAGGTGGAATAGGTTTTATTCATAAGAATATGACTATTGAAAGACAGGCTGAGGAAGTTCAAAAAGTAAAAAGGTATGAAAGTGGTATGATTACTAATCCGATAACTTTAGGGGAAAATGCAATATTGCAGGAAGCAAATAATCTGATGAAGGAATACAAAATTTCAGGACTTCCTATTGTAGATAAAGATCGTAACTTAAAAGGAATAATAACTAACAGGGATTTAAAATATAGGGAAGATTTTTCAATGAAAGTTACAGAAATAATGACAAAGGAAAATCTTATAACAGCACCTGTAGGAACTACTCTTGAAGAAGCAAAATCAATTCTTCTTGAACATAGAATAGAAAAACTTCCAATTGTAGAAGGAGATAAACTGAAAGGTCTTATTACAATAAAGGATATTGATAATATAATAAATTATCCGAATGCGTGTAAAGATTCTCACGGAAGGTTGAGAGTCGGAGCGGCTGTAGGAATTGGAAATGATACTATAAAAAGAATACAGGCTCTTGTAGATGCAGGAGTTGATATAGTAACTGTGGATTCAGCACATGGACATTCAAGAGGAGTAGTAGAAAGAATAAAGGAAATAAGAAGAGAATTTCCTGAACTTGACCTGATTGGTGGAAATATAGTTACAAAGGAAGCTGCACTTGCACTGATAGATGCAGGGGTAAATGCAGTAAAAGTAGGAGTTGGTCCAGGATCAATATGTACTACAAGAGTCGTGGCAGGAGTTGGAGTTCCACAAATTACAGCTGTAATGGAAGTGGCAGATGTGTGTAAGGAAAAAGGTATAGGATTAATTGCAGACGGAGGAATAAAGCTTTCAGGGGATATAGTAAAGGCAATAGCTGCAGGAGCAGACTGTGTAATGCTTGGAGGAGTTCTGGCAGGTACTCAGGAGGCACCTGGAGAAGAAATTCTTTATAATGGAAGAAAATATAAGACATATGCCGGAATGGGATCACTTGCGGCAATGAAAAGAGGAAGCAGCGACAGATATTTCCAGCTTGAATCTGCAACAGAAAAATTAGTTCCTGAAGGAATAGAATCAATGGTTCCATTTAAAGGAGCATTAAAGGATACAGTATATCAGATGTGTGGTGGATTGAGATCGGGAATGGGATATTGCGGAACACCGACAGTTAAAGATTTAAAAGAAAATGGAAAATTTGTAAGAATAACAAATGCAGGATTGAAGGAAAGCCATCCACATGATGTCATAATTACAAAGGAAGCTCCAAATTATAACTCTACAAATTAA
- the pepT gene encoding peptidase T — MYDTLKERFLKYVKIETRSDEESQTIPTTQTQVEFAKMLKAELEEIGLENVFINDACFVNGTLPSNTDKKVPVIGFIAHMDTADFNAVNVNPQIIENYDGKDIVLNKDLGITMYVNDFPNLKNYIGKTLITTDGTTLLGADDKSGIVEIIEAVKYLKNHPEIKHGEVKVAFGPDEEIGRGADNFNVKEFNADFAYTMDGGPVGELEYESFNAAEATFKIKGKSVHPGTAKGKMVNANTIAVELAALFPADEVPEKTEGYEGFYLLQKMKTTVEDAEMSYILRDHDKEKFLAKKKFAEDAAKKINEKYGKGTVEVTLKDEYYNMGEIIKNHMNIVEIAREAMENLGIKPIIKAIRGGTDGSKISFMGLPTPNIFAGGENFHGKYEFVALESMIKATDTIIEIIKLNEKKG, encoded by the coding sequence ATGTATGATACATTAAAAGAAAGATTTTTAAAGTATGTAAAAATTGAAACAAGATCAGACGAGGAAAGTCAGACAATACCTACAACACAGACACAGGTGGAATTTGCGAAAATGCTGAAGGCGGAACTGGAAGAAATAGGACTTGAAAATGTATTTATAAATGATGCATGTTTTGTAAACGGTACATTGCCATCAAATACAGATAAAAAAGTTCCTGTAATAGGGTTTATTGCCCATATGGATACAGCCGATTTTAATGCTGTAAATGTAAATCCTCAGATAATTGAAAATTATGATGGAAAAGACATTGTATTAAATAAGGATTTAGGAATAACAATGTATGTAAATGATTTTCCGAACCTTAAAAATTATATAGGAAAGACACTTATTACAACAGATGGAACTACACTTCTTGGTGCAGATGATAAATCTGGAATTGTGGAAATTATAGAGGCAGTAAAATATCTCAAAAATCATCCGGAAATTAAACATGGTGAAGTGAAGGTAGCATTTGGGCCTGATGAGGAAATAGGAAGAGGGGCAGATAACTTTAATGTTAAAGAATTTAATGCGGACTTTGCCTATACAATGGATGGAGGCCCTGTAGGTGAACTGGAATATGAAAGTTTTAATGCGGCAGAAGCTACTTTTAAAATAAAGGGGAAAAGCGTGCACCCTGGAACCGCTAAAGGAAAAATGGTAAATGCGAATACAATTGCAGTGGAACTGGCTGCACTGTTTCCTGCGGATGAAGTGCCTGAAAAAACAGAAGGATATGAAGGGTTCTATCTTCTTCAGAAAATGAAAACAACTGTTGAAGATGCTGAAATGTCATATATTCTAAGAGATCATGACAAGGAAAAGTTCCTTGCGAAGAAAAAATTTGCAGAAGATGCAGCTAAGAAAATAAATGAAAAATATGGAAAAGGAACAGTTGAAGTAACTCTGAAGGATGAGTATTATAATATGGGGGAAATTATAAAAAATCACATGAATATAGTGGAAATAGCAAGGGAAGCTATGGAAAATCTTGGGATTAAACCTATTATAAAAGCTATCCGTGGTGGTACTGACGGGTCAAAAATTTCATTTATGGGACTGCCTACGCCTAATATATTTGCAGGAGGAGAAAATTTCCATGGGAAATATGAATTTGTTGCACTTGAAAGTATGATAAAGGCAACAGATACAATTATCGAAATAATAAAGTTAAATGAGAAAAAAGGATAA
- a CDS encoding OmpA family protein: MKKLLTIFMLSLLLVVSCTTAPDGTKKVSKTGIGAGIGAAAGAAIGQIIGKDTKGTVIGTAGGAAVGAAIGNIFDRQEKELKDKLKGSGVAVERTGQGEIKLVAPENITFDTNSSIIKPRFENSLDKVAEVLLKYPESDIIISGHTDSTGNDSINEPLSRNRASSVASYLISKGVRSSRINSVGYGSRQPIASNSTESGRAENRRVEIKVVAKEQ, from the coding sequence ATGAAAAAGTTATTGACAATATTTATGTTATCACTGTTGCTTGTTGTATCATGTACAACTGCACCTGACGGTACAAAAAAAGTAAGTAAGACAGGAATAGGTGCCGGAATAGGAGCAGCGGCAGGTGCGGCAATAGGACAGATAATAGGAAAAGATACTAAAGGAACAGTTATAGGAACAGCCGGAGGAGCGGCAGTAGGAGCGGCTATAGGGAACATATTTGACAGACAGGAGAAAGAATTGAAGGATAAACTGAAAGGTTCAGGTGTAGCAGTTGAAAGAACAGGACAAGGGGAAATAAAACTTGTAGCTCCTGAAAATATAACATTTGATACAAACAGCAGTATAATAAAACCAAGATTTGAAAATTCACTTGATAAGGTGGCTGAAGTGTTACTGAAATATCCTGAAAGTGATATAATTATTTCAGGACATACTGACAGTACGGGAAATGATTCAATAAATGAACCTCTTTCAAGAAATAGAGCTTCTTCTGTAGCATCTTACCTGATATCAAAAGGAGTAAGAAGTTCAAGAATAAACTCTGTCGGGTATGGAAGCAGACAACCTATAGCAAGTAACTCTACAGAATCTGGAAGAGCAGAAAACAGAAGAGTTGAAATAAAAGTAGTAGCTAAAGAGCAATAA